Proteins from one Niallia circulans genomic window:
- a CDS encoding solute carrier family 23 protein, giving the protein MNQTKPILGLKDKPNASQWITLSLQHLFAMFGSTVLVPYLIGLSPAIALISSGLGTLAFLLITKFKVPAYLGSSFAFIAPMIAAQKLGGPAAAMIGTFIAGLVYGIVALIIKKAGYRWIMNLLPPIVVGPVIMVIGLALAGTAVGQAMYENNGSPDQHYSLLYLSVALVTLLATILFTIFGKGVFSFIPILAGIIVGYLYALLVGVVDFQGVIDAKWIAMPDFILPFRDYDLTLDTAILALFVPVAIVTLAEHIGHQLVLSKVVGKDYIKDPGLHRSILGDGSATLISSLIGGPPKTTYGENIGVLAITRVYSVYVLAGAAVFAILFGFIGKITALIQSIPTPVMGGVSILLFGIIASSGLRILVEAKMDFSKNRNLVIASVILVTGIGGASIHIGSDFKLEGMALAAILGIILNFVLPGRDKATDDLFEEEAVDETK; this is encoded by the coding sequence ATGAATCAAACAAAGCCAATACTCGGTCTAAAAGACAAACCAAACGCATCCCAATGGATAACGTTAAGCTTACAGCACTTATTCGCCATGTTTGGATCAACAGTGCTAGTTCCGTACTTAATTGGATTAAGTCCAGCTATCGCTTTAATCTCAAGCGGATTAGGAACACTAGCGTTCCTTCTGATCACAAAATTTAAGGTTCCTGCTTATTTAGGCTCATCCTTTGCCTTTATTGCACCGATGATTGCCGCACAAAAGCTTGGCGGACCGGCAGCAGCGATGATTGGAACATTCATCGCAGGTCTTGTGTACGGAATTGTCGCATTGATTATTAAAAAGGCCGGCTACCGCTGGATTATGAACCTGCTTCCACCAATTGTTGTCGGACCAGTCATCATGGTTATCGGGCTTGCTCTAGCTGGAACAGCAGTTGGCCAGGCAATGTATGAAAATAACGGTTCACCAGATCAACACTATAGCCTTTTGTACTTATCAGTAGCATTAGTCACATTGCTTGCAACAATCTTATTCACCATTTTCGGTAAGGGAGTATTCAGCTTCATTCCGATTCTTGCAGGAATTATCGTCGGCTACCTGTATGCATTACTAGTAGGAGTTGTTGATTTCCAAGGTGTTATCGACGCGAAATGGATTGCAATGCCGGATTTCATCCTTCCTTTCAGAGATTATGATTTAACATTAGATACGGCCATACTAGCATTGTTCGTGCCGGTTGCCATTGTAACACTTGCTGAGCATATCGGTCACCAGCTAGTATTAAGTAAGGTAGTAGGAAAAGATTATATTAAAGACCCAGGACTTCATCGCAGTATTTTAGGTGACGGAAGTGCAACACTAATCTCCTCCCTAATCGGCGGACCGCCAAAAACAACTTACGGCGAAAACATTGGAGTATTGGCAATTACGAGAGTATACAGTGTGTATGTTCTTGCAGGAGCAGCGGTGTTTGCAATCCTGTTCGGATTTATCGGTAAAATCACTGCTCTAATACAGTCGATTCCAACACCAGTTATGGGCGGAGTATCCATTCTGTTGTTCGGTATCATCGCATCTTCGGGCTTAAGAATTCTAGTCGAAGCAAAAATGGATTTCTCAAAAAACCGCAACCTTGTGATTGCATCTGTTATCTTAGTTACAGGGATTGGTGGAGCATCCATCCATATCGGTTCAGACTTTAAACTAGAGGGAATGGCACTTGCAGCAATTCTTGGTATCATCCTGAACTTTGTCCTTCCAGGCAGAGATAAGGCAACAGACGACTTATTTGAAGAAGAAGCAGTTGACGAAACTAAATAA
- the pyrR gene encoding bifunctional pyr operon transcriptional regulator/uracil phosphoribosyltransferase PyrR — protein sequence MSQKALVLDDQAIRRALTRVAHEIIEKNKGIENCVLVGIRTRGIYIANRLAEKISQIEGKSITVGELDITLYRDDLSKKTENQEPLVKGSDIPTSIEDLKVILVDDVLYTGRTVRAAMDALMDVGRPASIQLAVLVDRGHRELPIRADYVGKNIPTSSSEKIVVELNEVDGQDEVNIYEN from the coding sequence ATGTCGCAAAAGGCATTAGTCCTTGATGACCAAGCAATTAGAAGAGCATTAACGAGAGTTGCACACGAAATTATTGAAAAGAACAAAGGGATTGAAAACTGTGTTTTGGTCGGTATCCGCACAAGAGGTATATATATTGCAAACCGCCTCGCAGAAAAAATCTCACAAATTGAAGGCAAAAGCATTACGGTAGGAGAATTGGATATTACCTTATACCGCGATGATTTAAGCAAAAAAACAGAAAACCAAGAGCCGCTCGTTAAGGGTTCAGATATCCCAACAAGCATTGAGGATCTAAAGGTTATTCTTGTCGATGATGTTCTGTACACAGGAAGAACAGTTCGTGCAGCAATGGATGCCCTTATGGATGTAGGGAGACCTGCTTCGATACAGCTTGCTGTCCTTGTAGACAGAGGACATAGGGAACTTCCGATTCGCGCTGATTATGTCGGCAAAAATATTCCGACATCCAGCTCTGAGAAAATTGTTGTAGAGCTCAATGAAGTGGATGGACAAGACGAAGTAAATATATACGAAAATTAA
- a CDS encoding aspartate carbamoyltransferase catalytic subunit yields the protein MENLLTTSELTVPEIQEILTSAQAFAEGKEWKPERQLFLANLFFEPSTRTKCSFEVAERKLGLEVIPFETTTSSVVKGETLYDTVRTLESIGVNGVVIRHKEDNYFQELIGKINIPVINAGDGCGNHPTQSLLDLLTIKQEFQSFQGLKISIIGDIRHSRVARSNADALTRLGANVVFSGPKEWFDDSMLQEANYEDIDTAIETSDVVMLLRIQHERHDGSTSWTSEEYHQMYGLTKERERRMKPGSIIMHPAPVNRDVEIADELVECERSRIFKQMENGVYIRMAVLKRSLQSVKGGNVHVNDYQKWPVA from the coding sequence ATGGAAAACTTATTAACAACCTCGGAGCTTACCGTGCCAGAAATACAGGAGATACTGACATCTGCACAAGCATTTGCAGAGGGAAAGGAATGGAAGCCAGAAAGGCAGCTGTTTTTAGCAAATTTGTTCTTTGAACCAAGCACAAGAACGAAATGCAGCTTTGAAGTAGCTGAAAGGAAGCTGGGACTTGAAGTCATTCCATTTGAAACGACTACCTCAAGTGTTGTTAAAGGAGAAACATTATATGATACCGTCCGAACATTGGAAAGCATTGGCGTAAATGGTGTTGTGATTCGCCATAAGGAAGATAATTACTTCCAAGAACTGATTGGCAAAATCAACATCCCTGTCATTAATGCAGGAGACGGATGCGGAAATCACCCGACACAATCATTGCTTGACCTTTTGACAATTAAACAGGAATTTCAATCCTTCCAAGGCTTAAAAATAAGCATTATAGGAGATATCCGGCACAGCCGTGTTGCCAGATCAAATGCAGATGCTCTCACAAGGCTTGGTGCGAATGTAGTCTTTTCAGGTCCTAAGGAGTGGTTTGACGACAGCATGCTGCAGGAAGCAAATTACGAGGATATTGATACAGCGATTGAAACATCTGATGTTGTCATGCTTCTGCGAATCCAGCATGAAAGGCATGATGGCAGCACTTCATGGACTAGTGAAGAATACCACCAAATGTATGGATTGACGAAAGAAAGAGAACGACGCATGAAACCAGGCAGCATCATAATGCACCCTGCTCCTGTCAACAGGGACGTAGAAATTGCCGACGAATTAGTAGAATGCGAACGGTCAAGAATTTTTAAACAGATGGAAAACGGAGTATATATCCGCATGGCAGTGTTAAAAAGATCTTTACAATCAGTTAAGGGAGGAAATGTACATGTCAATGATTATCAAAAATGGCCAGTTGCTTAA